A genomic region of Homalodisca vitripennis isolate AUS2020 chromosome 5, UT_GWSS_2.1, whole genome shotgun sequence contains the following coding sequences:
- the LOC124362152 gene encoding probable elongation factor 1-delta isoform X3: protein MEVALAQEKIWFDKYKYEEAEKAYFENLSKVSSNNAIMKNSLAEEVAKARQHIKSSLECMDDLAKLTSENIAVEFNNRLNTLETENASLKKDVNELTEMMKKLNERISTLEKSGSASSAKPAAPAPAAAAPQKPASKPKVEDDDDGVDLFGSDSEEEDEDAKKVKEQRLAEYAARKSKKPVLIAKSNIILDVKPWDDETDMKKMEVEVRKVTTDGLIWGASKLVPLAYGIHKLQISCVVEDDKVSVDWLQEQLEAIEDFVQSVDIAAFNKV from the exons ATGGAAGTTGCTCTTGCTCAGGAGAAAATTTGGTTTGATAAGTACAAATATGAAGAAGCTGAAAAGGCATACTTTGAAAATCTCTCAAAG GTTTCCTCTAACAATGCTATAATGAAAAACTCTTTGGCAGAGGAGGTAGCAAAGGCTCGACAACACATAAAAAGTTCTCTTGAGTGT ATGGATGATCTGGCAAAACTTACATCTGAAAATATTGCAGTTGAATTCAACAACAGGCTTAATACTCTGGAGACTGAAAACGCAAGCCTGAAAAAAG ATGTAAATGAACTAACAGAAATGATGAAGAAGTTGAATGAAAGAATCTCAACTCTGGAGAAGTCTGGAAGTGCCTCATCAGCTAAACCTGCAGCCCCTGCCCCAGCCGCTGCAGCCCCCCAGAAGCCAGCCAGCAAGCCCAAGGTGGAAGACGATGATGATGGGGTTGATCTGTTTGGATCAGATTCAGAG GAAGAAGATGAGGATGCAAAGAAAGTGAAAGAACAGAGGCTTGCTGAATATGCTGCAAGAAAATCAAAAA aaCCTGTACTTATTGCAAAGTCAAATATAATTCTGGACGTAAAACCCTGGGATGATGAGACTGACATGAAAAAAATGGAAGTAGAAGTCAGGAAGGTTACTACGGATGGCTTGATTTGGGGAGCAT CCAAACTCGTTCCTCTAGCATATGGTATCCATAAACTCCAAATATCCTGTGTTGTTGAAGATGATAAAGTATCTGTAGACTGGTTACAAGAGCAGTTAGAGGCAATAGAAGATTTT GTTCAAAGTGTAGACATAGCAGCATTCAACAAGGTCTAA
- the LOC124362152 gene encoding elongation factor 1-delta isoform X2, which produces MEVALAQEKIWFDKYKYEEAEKAYFENLSKLQKLDGFSNQTPEPPKTNISRSPAPKPAKDDTVKPVPNPDPTPNPAPNPISNPVTYITITEPRMDDKRFKVKNRNKTKKDDETKVEKTVKTEMKMDDLAKLTSENIAVEFNNRLNTLETENASLKKDVNELTEMMKKLNERISTLEKSGSASSAKPAAPAPAAAAPQKPASKPKVEDDDDGVDLFGSDSEEEDEDAKKVKEQRLAEYAARKSKKPVLIAKSNIILDVKPWDDETDMKKMEVEVRKVTTDGLIWGASKLVPLAYGIHKLQISCVVEDDKVSVDWLQEQLEAIEDFVQSVDIAAFNKV; this is translated from the exons ATGGAAGTTGCTCTTGCTCAGGAGAAAATTTGGTTTGATAAGTACAAATATGAAGAAGCTGAAAAGGCATACTTTGAAAATCTCTCAAAG CTGCAAAAATTGGATGGATTTTCAAATCAAACACCTGAACCCCCTAAAACCAATATTTCCCGTTCCCCAGCTCCCAAACCAGCTAAGGATGATACTGTCAAACCTGTCCCTAATCCTGATCCTACTCCGAATCCTGCTCCAAATCCTATTTCTAATCCTGTGACCTACATCACTATTACTGAACCTCGTATGGACGACAAACGATTTAAAGTGAAGAATCGAAATAAAACCAAGAAGGATGATGAAACGAAAGTTGAGAAAACTGTAAAAACGGAGATGAAG ATGGATGATCTGGCAAAACTTACATCTGAAAATATTGCAGTTGAATTCAACAACAGGCTTAATACTCTGGAGACTGAAAACGCAAGCCTGAAAAAAG ATGTAAATGAACTAACAGAAATGATGAAGAAGTTGAATGAAAGAATCTCAACTCTGGAGAAGTCTGGAAGTGCCTCATCAGCTAAACCTGCAGCCCCTGCCCCAGCCGCTGCAGCCCCCCAGAAGCCAGCCAGCAAGCCCAAGGTGGAAGACGATGATGATGGGGTTGATCTGTTTGGATCAGATTCAGAG GAAGAAGATGAGGATGCAAAGAAAGTGAAAGAACAGAGGCTTGCTGAATATGCTGCAAGAAAATCAAAAA aaCCTGTACTTATTGCAAAGTCAAATATAATTCTGGACGTAAAACCCTGGGATGATGAGACTGACATGAAAAAAATGGAAGTAGAAGTCAGGAAGGTTACTACGGATGGCTTGATTTGGGGAGCAT CCAAACTCGTTCCTCTAGCATATGGTATCCATAAACTCCAAATATCCTGTGTTGTTGAAGATGATAAAGTATCTGTAGACTGGTTACAAGAGCAGTTAGAGGCAATAGAAGATTTT GTTCAAAGTGTAGACATAGCAGCATTCAACAAGGTCTAA
- the LOC124362152 gene encoding probable elongation factor 1-delta isoform X1, translating into MEVALAQEKIWFDKYKYEEAEKAYFENLSKLQKLDGFSNQTPEPPKTNISRSPAPKPAKDDTVKPVPNPDPTPNPAPNPISNPVTYITITEPRMDDKRFKVKNRNKTKKDDETKVEKTVKTEMKVSSNNAIMKNSLAEEVAKARQHIKSSLECMDDLAKLTSENIAVEFNNRLNTLETENASLKKDVNELTEMMKKLNERISTLEKSGSASSAKPAAPAPAAAAPQKPASKPKVEDDDDGVDLFGSDSEEEDEDAKKVKEQRLAEYAARKSKKPVLIAKSNIILDVKPWDDETDMKKMEVEVRKVTTDGLIWGASKLVPLAYGIHKLQISCVVEDDKVSVDWLQEQLEAIEDFVQSVDIAAFNKV; encoded by the exons ATGGAAGTTGCTCTTGCTCAGGAGAAAATTTGGTTTGATAAGTACAAATATGAAGAAGCTGAAAAGGCATACTTTGAAAATCTCTCAAAG CTGCAAAAATTGGATGGATTTTCAAATCAAACACCTGAACCCCCTAAAACCAATATTTCCCGTTCCCCAGCTCCCAAACCAGCTAAGGATGATACTGTCAAACCTGTCCCTAATCCTGATCCTACTCCGAATCCTGCTCCAAATCCTATTTCTAATCCTGTGACCTACATCACTATTACTGAACCTCGTATGGACGACAAACGATTTAAAGTGAAGAATCGAAATAAAACCAAGAAGGATGATGAAACGAAAGTTGAGAAAACTGTAAAAACGGAGATGAAG GTTTCCTCTAACAATGCTATAATGAAAAACTCTTTGGCAGAGGAGGTAGCAAAGGCTCGACAACACATAAAAAGTTCTCTTGAGTGT ATGGATGATCTGGCAAAACTTACATCTGAAAATATTGCAGTTGAATTCAACAACAGGCTTAATACTCTGGAGACTGAAAACGCAAGCCTGAAAAAAG ATGTAAATGAACTAACAGAAATGATGAAGAAGTTGAATGAAAGAATCTCAACTCTGGAGAAGTCTGGAAGTGCCTCATCAGCTAAACCTGCAGCCCCTGCCCCAGCCGCTGCAGCCCCCCAGAAGCCAGCCAGCAAGCCCAAGGTGGAAGACGATGATGATGGGGTTGATCTGTTTGGATCAGATTCAGAG GAAGAAGATGAGGATGCAAAGAAAGTGAAAGAACAGAGGCTTGCTGAATATGCTGCAAGAAAATCAAAAA aaCCTGTACTTATTGCAAAGTCAAATATAATTCTGGACGTAAAACCCTGGGATGATGAGACTGACATGAAAAAAATGGAAGTAGAAGTCAGGAAGGTTACTACGGATGGCTTGATTTGGGGAGCAT CCAAACTCGTTCCTCTAGCATATGGTATCCATAAACTCCAAATATCCTGTGTTGTTGAAGATGATAAAGTATCTGTAGACTGGTTACAAGAGCAGTTAGAGGCAATAGAAGATTTT GTTCAAAGTGTAGACATAGCAGCATTCAACAAGGTCTAA